One region of Penaeus vannamei isolate JL-2024 chromosome 36, ASM4276789v1, whole genome shotgun sequence genomic DNA includes:
- the LOC113822761 gene encoding MFS-type transporter SLC18B1 encodes MSGYSRRQWVTLVTFSVAQFFNAVCVSLQAPFYPAEAERKGATATQYGLVFGIFELTVFLVSPIYGKFLNRWGAKLINNAGILTVSIMCILFGLLDRVEDTSTFIGLSFAIRIVEACGNAAFVTSAFSIIAKEFPKNVGSAFATMETFFGLGLIAGPTVGGALYEVGGYYLPFVVCGCVLLCAAVVTCCLLPKEDSEGSGDSGSSGGQLLAALRLPSIMLAAFAIMAASFSIGFLQATLEPHLRPLKLSPLQMGLMFVLNGATYALSAPCWGWLCDKKLSPRGVTAFGAVVVVVAFTFVGPMPFLPLDTSLPLCIASLVVHGIGFGAELVATFSGAHRDAIAHGFPDDLSTYGLVSGIWTSTFALGCFAGPSIGGVLLDNIGFKWATVVVAVLHALVALVTALFVCTGIGRTPAPPLGVNGSLSKAEEEKRRLLGSQEGDVDSTYGSAGSSQEYQPI; translated from the coding sequence ATGTCCGGCTACTCGAGGAGGCAGTGGGTCACCCTCGTGACCTTCAGCGTCGCCCAGTTCTTCAACGCGGTGTGCGTGTCCCTGCAGGCGCCCTTCTACCCGGCGGAGGCTGAGCGAAAGGGCGCCACGGCCACGCAGTACGGCCTGGTCTTCGGCATCTTCGAGCTGACGGTGTTCCTGGTGAGCCCCATCTACGGCAAGTTCCTCAACCGCTGGGGCGCCAAGCTGATCAACAACGCCGGCATCCTCACGGTGTCCATCATGTGCATCCTCTTCGGCCTGCTGGATCGGGTCGAGGACACCAGCACCTTCATCGGCCTCTCCTTCGCCATCAGGATCGTGGAGGCGTGTGGCAATGCCGCCTTCGTCACCTCCGCCTTCAGCATCATCGCCAAGGAGTTCCCCAAGAACGTCGGGTCGGCGTTCGCGACCATGGAGACGTTCTTCGGCCTCGGGCTCATCGCGGGCCCGACGGTGGGCGGGGCGCTCTACGAGGTCGGCGGCTACTACTTGCCCTTCGTCGTGTGCGGCTGCGTGCTGCTCTGCGCCGCCGTCGTCACTTGCTGCCTCCTGCCGAAGGAGGACTCGGAGGGCAGCGGCGACTCCGGGAGCAGCGGCGGACAGCTGCTGGCCGCGCTGCGCCTCCCCAGCATCATGCTGGCCGCCTTCGCCATCATGGCCGCCTCCTTCAGCATCGGCTTCCTGCAGGCCACGCTGGAGCCCCACCTGCGGCCGCTGAAGCTGTCGCCCCTGCAGATGGGGCTCATGTTCGTGCTCAACGGCGCCACGTACGCCCTCTCGGCGCCGTGCTGGGGCTGGCTCTGCGACAAGAAGCTGTCTCCGCGGGGCGTGACCGCCTTCGGAGCCGTCGTCGTGGTGGTGGCCTTCACCTTCGTCGGCCCGATGCCCTTCCTACCCCTGGACACGTCGCTTCCCCTCTGCATCGCCTCCCTCGTCGTCCACGGCATCGGCTTCGGGGCGGAGCTGGTGGCCACCTTCAGCGGCGCCCACCGCGACGCCATCGCCCACGGCTTCCCCGACGACCTCAGCACCTACGGCCTCGTCTCCGGGATCTGGACGTCCACCTTCGCCCTCGGGTGCTTCGCCGGGCCCTCCATCGGGGGCGTCCTGCTCGACAACATCGGGTTCAAGTGGGcgacggtggtggtggcggtgctgcACGCGCTGGTCGCCCTCGTCACGGCGCTCTTCGTGTGCACGGGCATCGGCAGGACGCCCGCGCCGCCCCTCGGCGTCAACGGCTCGCTCtccaaggcggaggaggagaagcggcgtCTGCTCGGCAGCCAGGAGGGCGACGTCGACTCGACCTACGGCAGCGCAGGCTCGTCCCAAGAGTACCAGCCCATCTAG
- the LOC138859506 gene encoding histone H1-like protein HC2 encodes MHQSEAVSPTKCTNQKQSRPQNAPIRSSLAHKTHQSEAVSPIQNAPIRSSHRPQNTPIRGSLAHKTHQSEAVSPTKRTNQKQSRPQNAPIRSSLAHKTHQSEAVSPTKRTNQKQSRPTKRTNQKQSRPQNAPIRSSLAHKTHQSEAVSPTKRTNQKQSRPQNAPIRSSLAHKTHQSEAVSPTKRTNQKQSRPQNAPIRSSLAHKTHQSEAVSPTKRTNQKQSRPQNAPIRTSDPVQTYPGSQSKVPK; translated from the coding sequence ATGCACCAATCAGAAGCAGTCTCGCCCACAAAATGCACCAATCAGAAGCAGTCTCGCCCACAAAATGCACCAATCAGAAGCAGTCTCGCCCACAAAACGCACCAATCAGAAGCAGTCTCGCCCATACAAAACGCTCCAATCAGAAGCAGTCATCGCCCACAAAATACACCAATCAGAGGCAGTCTCGCCCACAAAACGCACCAATCAGAAGCAGTCTCGCCCACAAAACGCACCAATCAGAAGCAGTCTCGCCCACAAAACGCACCAATCAGAAGCAGTCTCGCCCACAAAACGCACCAATCAGAAGCAGTCTCGCCCACAAAACGCACCAATCAGAAGCAGTCTCGCCCCACAAAACGCACCAATCAGAAGCAGTCTCGCCCACAAAACGCACCAATCAGAAGCAGTCTCGCCCACAAAACGCACCAATCAGAAGCAGTCTCGCCCACAAAACGCACCAATCAGAAGCAGTCTCGCCCACAAAACGCACCAATCAGAAGCAGTCTCGCCCACAAAACGCACCAATCAGAAGCAGTCTCGCCCACAAAACGCACCAATCAGAAGCAGTCTCGCCCACAAAACGCACCAATCAGAAGCAGTCTCGCCCACAAAACGCACCAATCAGAAGCAGTCTCGCCCACAAAACGCACCAATCAGAAGCAGTCTCGCCCACAAAACGCACCAATCAGAACGTCAGATCCGGTACAAACCTACCCCGGCAGCCAATCAAAAGTCCCCAAGTAA